In one window of Candidatus Sulfuricurvum sp. RIFRC-1 DNA:
- a CDS encoding prephenate dehydrogenase: protein MKIGIVGLGLMGGSMALALKHLSFISSVIGCDHNEEHQKIALQRGLVESFVSFEELKKHCNVIFLAIPVDGVIAFLQKSTDLAGSDKTLIDLGSTKALIVDAIPSVIRPNVVAAHPMTGTEQFGPSAALEGLYAEKVVVLCDLEHSGNTQRDTALRIFQAIGMQIRTMGAAQHDRHAAFISHMPHIISYALANTVLAQEEKENILTLAAGGFRSMSRLAKSSPAMWEDIFRQNRQNVLNAVELFEIELQTLKTALQNENYAELRREMKGANKLYDIFK, encoded by the coding sequence ATGAAGATAGGGATTGTAGGATTAGGGTTAATGGGGGGATCGATGGCGCTTGCGCTCAAACATCTCTCTTTTATCTCTTCGGTCATCGGATGCGACCATAATGAAGAGCATCAGAAAATCGCCCTGCAACGAGGATTGGTTGAGTCATTTGTAAGTTTTGAAGAGCTTAAGAAGCATTGTAATGTTATCTTTTTGGCTATTCCGGTTGACGGGGTCATCGCATTCTTGCAAAAATCAACCGATTTAGCCGGAAGTGACAAAACCTTGATCGATTTGGGAAGTACCAAAGCCCTGATCGTTGATGCTATACCCAGCGTTATTCGTCCTAATGTGGTTGCAGCCCATCCGATGACAGGAACCGAGCAGTTTGGTCCGAGTGCCGCTTTAGAAGGGCTCTATGCTGAAAAAGTAGTGGTACTGTGTGATTTGGAACACAGCGGCAATACTCAACGTGATACGGCGCTTCGCATTTTTCAAGCGATCGGTATGCAAATCCGAACGATGGGTGCGGCGCAACATGACCGCCATGCAGCCTTTATCAGCCACATGCCCCATATTATCTCGTACGCTCTCGCAAACACCGTGTTAGCCCAAGAGGAAAAAGAGAATATCCTCACCCTCGCGGCAGGGGGATTTCGTTCTATGAGCCGTCTGGCTAAAAGTTCCCCGGCGATGTGGGAAGATATTTTCCGTCAAAACCGCCAAAACGTCCTCAATGCGGTAGAACTCTTCGAGATTGAACTTCAAACTCTGAAAACTGCTCTTCAAAACGAAAATTACGCTGAACTGCGCCGTGAAATGAAAGGTGCCAACAAACTCTACGATATTTTTAAATAA
- a CDS encoding MoxR family ATPase — MINVINQIRSEVSKVVVGQEKMIDGLLIGLLCDGHILIEGIPGLAKTTTVKALSQTLGLGFKRVQFTPDLLPSDILGAEVYDPKENGFKIKKGPIFTNLLLADEINRAPAKVQSALLEVMQERQVTLGDESFKLPPPFLVMATQNPIENEGVYPLPEAQLDRFMLKINVGYNTPEEELSIARRVGSGLGEEINAVIDPSTLRELKERVKTIHIDEEVEKYMINLVTATREPERFGLGEIKGFLQFGASPRVSIDMFKAVRAVAFLRGKEFVTPSDIASVIKELMRHRLVLSYEAEAEGITTDELIEKIIKAVPIP; from the coding sequence TTATTGTGCGACGGGCATATTTTGATCGAGGGGATACCGGGGTTAGCAAAGACAACAACGGTTAAAGCTCTTTCGCAAACGTTAGGATTAGGATTTAAACGGGTGCAATTTACCCCTGATTTGCTTCCGAGCGATATTTTGGGTGCTGAGGTGTACGATCCGAAAGAGAACGGCTTTAAAATCAAAAAAGGGCCTATTTTTACCAATCTTCTCCTCGCCGATGAGATTAACCGTGCTCCCGCAAAAGTACAATCGGCACTGCTGGAGGTGATGCAGGAGCGGCAAGTGACGCTGGGGGATGAGAGTTTTAAACTCCCCCCTCCATTTCTCGTTATGGCGACGCAGAATCCGATTGAAAACGAGGGGGTGTATCCTCTTCCCGAAGCGCAGCTCGATCGTTTTATGCTCAAAATCAATGTCGGTTACAATACTCCCGAAGAGGAACTCTCCATCGCGCGACGTGTCGGATCGGGTCTGGGTGAAGAAATCAATGCGGTGATCGACCCCTCAACTCTGCGTGAGCTCAAAGAGAGAGTCAAAACGATCCATATCGACGAAGAGGTAGAGAAATATATGATAAACCTCGTCACCGCGACCCGTGAACCGGAGCGGTTTGGATTGGGTGAGATCAAGGGGTTCTTGCAGTTTGGGGCAAGCCCTCGTGTGAGCATCGATATGTTCAAAGCGGTACGTGCCGTTGCTTTCTTGCGCGGCAAAGAGTTTGTCACTCCGAGTGATATCGCCTCAGTCATAAAAGAGTTGATGCGTCACCGTCTTGTCCTCTCGTATGAAGCGGAAGCGGAGGGGATCACCACCGACGAGCTGATCGAGAAAATTATCAAAGCGGTACCGATTCCCTAA
- a CDS encoding tetratricopeptide repeat protein, translating into MSFLHPEFLLWLLLPTLVLFYFWLTQKPLKNRWLSEAVLEKLHAPETTMGLKGRNSLFLVSSLLIIVAMAQPVIIDSTPIEGKELHIILAIDRGGANFDQTRSLALSTLYTVLGEKIELIGFDDRVYRIAPRSNDGGILSELIKHLTPSSQLSNKPLLEEKLHRIDADMKIVVTLTPMKREDFWIVSSPSDVSAVHEKLIELRKIHLAQAHVPLFFYPLGLAMTLILFALSSMSKRQSVGVGSLALLFSLSLTPAHAGILDFKELIEAKAAYERGEYEKSERLFARYQMKHDSPQVRYNRANALYMSGRFDRARFWYERVYTTDPGLKERVSHNLKKSIGKIQTVEFQKKGREKGANAITSATSNISMMRKPLKRETRLFEL; encoded by the coding sequence ATGAGCTTTTTACACCCCGAATTTTTGCTCTGGCTGTTGCTTCCGACCCTAGTCCTTTTTTATTTTTGGCTCACTCAAAAACCGTTGAAAAATCGCTGGCTGAGTGAAGCAGTACTCGAGAAACTTCATGCGCCCGAGACGACGATGGGGTTAAAGGGGCGGAATAGCCTTTTTCTCGTCTCATCCCTTTTGATTATCGTTGCAATGGCTCAACCGGTCATCATCGACTCAACGCCGATTGAGGGGAAAGAGCTTCATATTATCCTAGCGATTGATAGAGGGGGAGCAAACTTTGATCAAACCCGCTCTCTGGCCCTTTCAACGCTTTACACCGTTTTGGGAGAGAAGATTGAACTGATAGGGTTTGATGATCGCGTTTACCGTATTGCACCGCGCAGTAATGACGGAGGAATATTGAGTGAATTGATTAAACATCTAACCCCTTCTTCGCAACTATCCAACAAGCCTCTTTTGGAGGAGAAACTGCATCGAATCGATGCAGATATGAAGATTGTTGTGACTTTAACGCCGATGAAAAGGGAAGATTTTTGGATCGTTTCTTCACCCTCTGATGTGTCAGCCGTCCATGAAAAACTGATTGAGCTTAGAAAGATACACCTCGCTCAAGCGCATGTTCCCCTCTTTTTTTATCCCTTGGGATTGGCTATGACGTTGATTCTTTTTGCCCTTTCGTCCATGAGCAAGCGTCAAAGCGTGGGTGTCGGTTCATTGGCGCTGTTGTTTAGCCTCTCACTAACACCCGCTCATGCCGGAATTTTGGATTTTAAGGAACTCATCGAGGCAAAAGCGGCGTATGAGAGGGGAGAATATGAAAAAAGTGAACGCCTTTTCGCACGCTATCAGATGAAACACGATTCTCCGCAGGTGCGTTACAACCGAGCCAATGCTCTGTACATGAGCGGACGTTTTGATCGAGCACGCTTTTGGTATGAGCGGGTCTATACGACCGATCCGGGGTTAAAGGAGCGGGTCAGTCATAATCTAAAGAAGAGCATCGGAAAGATTCAAACGGTTGAATTCCAAAAAAAGGGAAGAGAAAAGGGTGCCAATGCTATTACCTCGGCAACTTCAAATATTTCGATGATGAGAAAACCTTTGAAGCGGGAAACGCGGCTATTTGAACTTTGA
- a CDS encoding DUF58 domain-containing protein translates to MKNSAQILLKARRQIIGDRIGNNPSMFRGEGYDFIELREYVSGDDTRHIDWNVTAKMGKPFVKVFREERELNVLTVALLGGGLHFGSEKFKIESVAEAVALIGYSAVANGDMFGHCNFSENLRSEIHPAKKRFSVQQATVSVLDSEILHHHVDLSHTIKELYRRTKRRSLIVLIGDFFEIPDLRLLARKHEVVAIVVRDRAEENPAVMGFSALIDPESGAVLEGDFNERSVKRYRDRVKVHDIELFETFRKAGVRATKLYTDANAVVTLRRLFEGRV, encoded by the coding sequence ATGAAAAACAGCGCTCAGATTCTTCTCAAAGCCCGTCGCCAGATCATCGGGGATCGTATTGGAAATAACCCCTCCATGTTTCGCGGAGAGGGGTATGATTTCATCGAATTGCGCGAATACGTCAGCGGCGATGATACCCGTCATATCGACTGGAACGTGACGGCAAAGATGGGAAAACCGTTCGTCAAAGTGTTTCGGGAAGAGCGGGAACTCAATGTCCTCACGGTTGCATTGTTGGGCGGAGGGCTTCATTTCGGATCGGAGAAGTTTAAAATCGAGAGTGTTGCCGAAGCGGTAGCGCTGATTGGATATTCGGCGGTAGCTAACGGGGATATGTTCGGTCATTGCAATTTTTCGGAAAATTTGCGGAGTGAGATTCATCCCGCGAAAAAACGATTTTCGGTTCAGCAGGCGACCGTGAGCGTGTTGGATTCGGAAATATTGCATCACCATGTAGACTTATCTCATACGATAAAAGAGCTTTATCGGCGGACAAAGCGCAGATCACTCATCGTCCTTATCGGTGATTTTTTCGAGATTCCTGATTTGCGGCTCCTCGCTAGGAAGCACGAAGTGGTCGCTATCGTCGTTCGTGACCGTGCCGAAGAGAACCCTGCCGTTATGGGATTCAGCGCACTGATCGATCCGGAGAGCGGTGCGGTTTTAGAGGGAGATTTTAATGAACGCAGTGTCAAGCGTTACCGTGATCGGGTAAAAGTCCATGATATTGAGCTATTTGAAACCTTTCGCAAAGCGGGAGTACGGGCGACGAAACTCTATACCGATGCGAATGCGGTGGTGACATTGCGACGATTGTTTGAGGGGAGAGTATGA